From a single Columba livia isolate bColLiv1 breed racing homer chromosome 19, bColLiv1.pat.W.v2, whole genome shotgun sequence genomic region:
- the TMEM250 gene encoding transmembrane protein 250, which produces MPVIPIPRRVRSFHGPHTTCLHSACGPVRTTHLVRTKYNNFDIYLKSRWMYGFIRFLLYFSCSLFTSILWVSLSVLFCLQYLGIRIFLRFQYKLSIILLLLGRRRVDFSLMNELLIYGIHVTMLLVGGLGWCFMVFVDM; this is translated from the coding sequence ATGCCTGTGATCCCCATTCCCCGCCGGGTCCGCTCGTTCCACGGCCCCCACACGACCTGCCTGCACTCGGCCTGCGGCCCGGTGAGGACCACGCACTTGGTGCGTACCAAGTACAACAACTTTGACATCTATCTCAAATCCCGATGGATGTACGGATTCATCCGGTTCCTGCTGTACTTCAGCTGCAGCCTCTTTACCTCCATCCTCTGGGTGTCACTCTCGGTCTTGTTTTGCCTTCAGTACCTCGGCATCCGGATCTTTCTGCGTTTCCAGTACAAACTCTCCATCATCCTCCTCTTGCTTGGGCGCAGGCGGGTGGACTTCAGCCTCATGAATGAACTGCTCATCTACGGGATTCACGTGACCATGCTGCTAGTGGGGGGGCTGGGATGGTGTTTCATGGTATTTGTGGATATGTAA